In one Pseudomonas sp. 31-12 genomic region, the following are encoded:
- a CDS encoding chemotaxis protein CheA, with protein sequence MNPLLQQFLEETRDFLQGIAERLMQLESEPDSRDLINELFRMVHTLKGNSGLFDFPEMTRVLHAGEDVMDAVRDGRLTYSRELADRLLDAMDFVGQLTDQVEQSGSTDPQQANIAAALAADLRELLGVQKPLHAEAAEPAQSAVEDAKTEVFSQQALALVHTALSAVPESVRMEVYRSACQGSALHWVEYNPLADCFFNGEDPLHQVRQIPQVIWQRVLERAHWAPLLELDAYNCNLCFQLLTQDSQAHLMELFRYTPEQLDTFSVPAVCLIIAQGEPNSGPVYADFMTDALAALQQGDRETLVRVTRTLLELSAPDLWLSSALRWLMLILDVHADDLAVASYLIRSLESADGPDWAAYLAQAKTQPQRHVEAPSQAITEATAQAAARASAEPEMDVSLRQILIAQHSILSLSDAASWLPGRLQAVAASLAGCLAGVASPELLAALDAALEQSLEQATSGPLRDWLTVTRSQLGEPADDQSETAVLEPVLRESTAAAAAPAEAESRFGRRAEDVSLSTTLKVDQAKIDRLMALIGEMVVAKNSLPYLASRAEHQHGVRDLAREIKAQYAVINRIAEEMQDSIMQVRMLPVSSVFQRFPRLIRDISRKLGKEVSLELIGEDTEADKNIIESLADPLIHILRNSLDHGIELPAERIRQGKPAGGRLEIRASQEADRVLIQISDDGKGIDPAVIKAKAYEKGLLDETALERLSDADAVNLVFAAGFSTCEAVSDLSGRGVGMDVVRSAIERVNGSVRLESQVGKGTRIVLSLPLSMAVSSVMVVESYQQVFGVPMDCVVETVRVPRNAIRNIKQHRTAILRGQVIPLLDLNQLLDLSQAQLPNLEDEFATLVVRHQGEPVGIIVDDFRETVDIILKPLAGILGQLPGYSGSALLGDGSILMVLNPQELF encoded by the coding sequence ATGAACCCATTACTGCAGCAGTTCCTTGAGGAGACGCGCGACTTTCTGCAGGGCATCGCTGAACGGCTGATGCAACTGGAGAGTGAGCCAGACAGTCGTGACCTGATCAACGAACTGTTTCGCATGGTGCACACCCTCAAGGGTAACAGTGGGCTATTCGATTTCCCTGAAATGACCCGGGTGCTGCATGCCGGTGAAGATGTCATGGACGCCGTGCGCGATGGTCGCCTGACTTATTCGCGCGAACTCGCCGACCGCCTGCTCGATGCCATGGACTTTGTCGGTCAACTAACCGATCAGGTGGAGCAGAGCGGCTCGACCGATCCACAGCAAGCCAACATTGCGGCGGCGCTCGCCGCTGACTTGCGTGAATTGTTAGGTGTGCAAAAGCCGCTGCATGCAGAGGCCGCCGAGCCGGCGCAGTCAGCAGTGGAGGATGCCAAGACAGAGGTATTTTCCCAGCAGGCATTGGCGTTGGTGCACACGGCCTTGAGTGCCGTGCCTGAATCCGTGCGCATGGAGGTGTACCGCAGCGCCTGCCAGGGCAGTGCCCTGCATTGGGTCGAGTACAACCCTCTTGCCGATTGTTTCTTCAATGGTGAGGACCCTTTACACCAGGTTCGGCAAATCCCCCAGGTTATCTGGCAGCGCGTGCTTGAGCGTGCGCATTGGGCTCCGCTGCTCGAGTTAGATGCCTACAACTGCAACCTGTGCTTTCAGTTGCTCACCCAAGACAGCCAAGCGCACCTGATGGAGTTGTTCCGCTATACGCCGGAGCAACTCGATACATTCAGCGTGCCAGCCGTTTGCTTGATCATTGCGCAAGGTGAGCCAAACAGCGGGCCGGTGTACGCCGACTTTATGACTGATGCCTTAGCGGCGTTGCAGCAGGGGGACCGCGAGACGCTGGTCCGTGTTACCCGCACCCTGCTGGAGTTGTCCGCGCCGGACCTCTGGCTGAGCTCGGCATTACGTTGGCTGATGTTGATACTGGACGTGCATGCAGATGATTTAGCGGTGGCCAGCTACCTGATTCGCTCGCTTGAATCCGCCGACGGGCCTGACTGGGCGGCCTACCTGGCGCAAGCTAAGACGCAGCCACAGCGGCATGTTGAAGCGCCGTCACAGGCAATTACAGAGGCGACCGCACAGGCGGCTGCAAGGGCGAGCGCAGAACCTGAAATGGATGTATCGCTGCGCCAGATACTGATAGCTCAACACAGCATTCTGAGTTTGTCCGATGCGGCGTCTTGGTTGCCGGGGCGCTTGCAGGCGGTGGCTGCGAGCCTTGCCGGCTGTCTGGCTGGGGTTGCTTCGCCAGAGTTACTCGCCGCGCTGGATGCTGCTCTTGAGCAGTCACTTGAGCAGGCTACATCGGGGCCGCTGCGCGACTGGCTGACCGTCACCCGGTCTCAACTGGGTGAGCCCGCTGATGACCAAAGCGAGACTGCGGTGCTGGAGCCCGTGCTGCGTGAAAGTACTGCTGCTGCGGCTGCGCCCGCAGAGGCTGAGTCGCGTTTCGGGCGGCGTGCAGAGGATGTGAGCTTAAGCACCACACTTAAAGTCGACCAGGCCAAAATCGACCGTCTGATGGCGCTTATTGGCGAAATGGTGGTGGCTAAAAACTCGCTGCCCTATCTCGCCAGCCGCGCTGAGCACCAGCATGGCGTGCGTGATCTAGCGCGCGAGATCAAGGCGCAATACGCGGTGATTAACCGCATCGCCGAAGAAATGCAGGACTCGATCATGCAGGTGCGCATGCTGCCGGTTTCATCTGTTTTTCAGCGCTTTCCACGGCTGATTCGCGATATTTCGCGCAAGCTGGGCAAGGAAGTCAGCCTGGAACTTATCGGTGAGGACACCGAGGCCGACAAGAACATCATTGAGTCCTTGGCTGATCCACTGATCCACATTCTGCGTAACAGCCTTGACCATGGTATCGAATTGCCCGCAGAGCGTATTCGCCAGGGCAAGCCGGCAGGCGGTCGACTGGAGATTCGCGCGAGCCAGGAAGCGGACCGTGTGCTGATTCAGATCAGCGACGACGGCAAAGGTATCGACCCCGCCGTGATCAAGGCCAAGGCATACGAGAAAGGCTTGTTGGACGAAACAGCCTTGGAGCGGTTGAGCGATGCAGACGCGGTAAACCTGGTATTTGCTGCTGGCTTTTCAACCTGCGAGGCGGTCTCTGATCTGTCAGGGCGCGGTGTCGGCATGGACGTGGTACGTAGCGCTATCGAGCGAGTTAACGGCAGCGTTCGTTTGGAAAGCCAGGTGGGCAAGGGCACCCGTATTGTGCTGTCGCTGCCACTGTCGATGGCGGTGAGTAGTGTGATGGTCGTCGAGTCTTACCAGCAAGTGTTCGGGGTGCCGATGGATTGCGTGGTAGAAACTGTGAGGGTTCCGCGCAATGCGATACGCAACATCAAGCAGCATCGTACGGCCATTCTGCGCGGGCAAGTGATACCGCTGCTCGATCTGAATCAGCTGCTGGACTTATCACAGGCGCAGCTGCCCAACCTCGAAGATGAGTTCGCAACCCTGGTGGTGCGTCATCAAGGCGAACCGGTGGGCATCATCGTCGATGACTTCCGTGAAACCGTGGACATCATCCTTAAGCCGCTCGCCGGCATTCTCGGCCAACTACCCGGTTATTCAGGCTCAGCTCTGCTGGGTGATGGCTCGATCCTAATGGTTCTCAATCCACAGGAGCTGTTTTGA
- a CDS encoding chemotaxis protein CheW: MLERGASTRNEDDTSELQDADVTQYVVFMAGDEVFAVDMAPVQEIIRVPEVVLVPLAPATLDGLANLRGKVLPIISLQRVFGLPEREHDDATRALVIDLGQPLGFVVDRVASVVGVEAGCIHDVGALRSTVNTELLCGLLKDVAGYPMVMVLDFAKLIASEFETIAKLGGSLAGSSVFVGDRKEGDDEELVNDELHLVSFEVAEQEYAIAIKDVQEIVQVPEQIVHVPHSEAHVLGVMTLRNRLLPLVSLRRLFGLPPRSADEQSRIVVVSLGASSVGVVMDRVNEVLRVPKAQIDAMPGLLARNGDLSDITEICRLEDGKRLVSIIAVENMFRHATIKEALNSVENLNDEALDNEPTDNEGVDDEEQVVVFRLGSEEFGVAIESVQEIVRVPEQLTHVPKSPAFVEGVINLRGTVLPVIDQRCRFGLPPVERNDRQRIMIFLIRDVRTGFIVDSVTEVLKIPLHLIEASPRLSGEQARLIGRVANLKNRMIQLIDAACMVEGVDLSELESFSE; the protein is encoded by the coding sequence ATGCTTGAGCGCGGTGCATCGACGCGCAATGAGGATGACACCAGCGAGTTGCAGGACGCCGACGTTACCCAGTACGTCGTCTTCATGGCTGGAGACGAAGTGTTCGCCGTGGATATGGCGCCGGTGCAGGAGATTATCCGCGTACCGGAAGTGGTACTCGTGCCATTGGCGCCCGCGACGCTGGACGGCCTGGCCAATCTGCGCGGCAAGGTTTTACCGATCATTTCTCTGCAGCGGGTATTTGGTCTGCCGGAGCGTGAGCATGATGACGCAACCCGCGCCTTGGTCATCGACCTGGGTCAGCCCTTGGGCTTTGTGGTGGATCGTGTGGCCAGCGTGGTCGGTGTCGAGGCTGGGTGCATACATGACGTAGGAGCTCTTCGCAGTACGGTGAACACGGAACTGCTCTGCGGGCTGCTCAAGGACGTGGCGGGTTACCCCATGGTCATGGTGCTGGACTTCGCCAAGCTGATAGCCAGCGAGTTCGAAACCATTGCCAAGTTGGGTGGCAGCCTGGCAGGCAGTAGCGTGTTTGTTGGCGACCGCAAAGAGGGCGACGATGAGGAGTTAGTCAACGACGAGTTGCATTTGGTCAGCTTCGAAGTGGCCGAGCAGGAGTATGCAATTGCCATCAAAGATGTTCAGGAAATCGTCCAGGTACCCGAACAGATTGTCCACGTTCCGCACTCTGAAGCTCACGTCTTGGGGGTCATGACCCTGCGTAACCGGTTGTTGCCTCTGGTCTCGCTGCGCCGCCTGTTTGGACTGCCGCCGCGCAGTGCTGACGAGCAGAGTCGAATCGTGGTGGTGTCCTTGGGCGCCTCCTCCGTGGGGGTGGTGATGGACCGCGTCAATGAGGTCCTGCGGGTACCTAAAGCACAGATCGACGCAATGCCCGGCTTGTTAGCCCGTAATGGCGATCTCTCCGACATTACTGAGATTTGTCGGCTGGAAGACGGTAAGCGCTTGGTCTCGATCATTGCGGTCGAAAACATGTTTCGTCATGCCACCATCAAGGAGGCTCTGAACAGCGTGGAAAATCTAAACGACGAAGCGCTGGATAACGAGCCAACGGATAACGAAGGTGTTGATGACGAGGAACAAGTCGTTGTCTTTCGCCTCGGTAGCGAAGAGTTTGGCGTAGCGATCGAGAGTGTCCAGGAGATCGTGCGCGTTCCTGAGCAGTTGACGCACGTGCCGAAATCACCGGCCTTTGTTGAGGGCGTGATCAACCTGCGCGGCACGGTACTGCCGGTCATCGACCAGCGTTGTCGTTTCGGCCTGCCGCCAGTTGAGCGTAACGATCGTCAGCGGATCATGATCTTTCTCATTCGCGACGTGCGCACCGGTTTTATCGTCGATTCGGTCACTGAGGTGCTGAAAATTCCATTGCACCTGATCGAGGCCTCGCCACGCCTGTCAGGTGAACAGGCGCGACTGATTGGTCGTGTGGCCAACCTGAAGAATCGAATGATCCAGTTGATCGACGCAGCTTGCATGGTTGAGGGCGTTGATCTGAGCGAACTCGAATCATTTTCCGAGTAA
- the cheB gene encoding chemotaxis-specific protein-glutamate methyltransferase CheB has protein sequence MIKLLIVDDSALMRRQLAQMFNQQGDFQIRMARNGAEAVAENMEFQPDVITLDINMPEMDGLTALAQIMAMRPAPVVMVSSLTEKGALATFEALALGAIDYVAKPGGTISLSMDRIEAELLAKVRGALRARLNKARGLGTRLKAERESVAAVERRSLSRQSLDEGLVLIGVSTGGPRTLEDILPHLPGDFPLPILIAQHMPASFTLPFASRLNGICELEVVEASRPMPLEPGCVYIGKGGADMLVGRRNGRLTVLAKPENSGFLWHPSVELMGRSAMEHVKPAGLIGVMLTGMGHDGADSFSEIRRGGGRTIAESQNTAVVFGMPAELIARKGASLTLDADRIADQLISWTMC, from the coding sequence ATGATCAAACTGCTGATAGTCGACGATTCCGCGCTGATGCGCCGCCAGTTAGCCCAGATGTTTAATCAGCAGGGTGATTTTCAGATACGCATGGCGCGTAACGGCGCTGAAGCAGTGGCTGAAAACATGGAGTTCCAGCCGGACGTCATCACGCTGGACATCAACATGCCAGAGATGGACGGGTTGACGGCTTTAGCGCAGATCATGGCGATGCGCCCGGCGCCGGTGGTGATGGTGTCTTCGCTGACCGAGAAGGGCGCTCTGGCAACCTTTGAGGCGCTGGCGCTGGGTGCGATTGATTATGTAGCCAAGCCTGGCGGCACCATCTCCCTGTCCATGGACCGGATCGAGGCCGAACTTTTGGCCAAAGTGCGTGGAGCGTTGCGCGCACGTTTGAATAAAGCGCGCGGGCTGGGCACGCGGCTGAAGGCTGAACGTGAAAGCGTGGCTGCTGTCGAGCGACGCTCATTGTCACGCCAGAGCCTGGATGAGGGCCTGGTGTTGATCGGCGTTTCTACCGGTGGGCCGCGCACCCTTGAGGACATCCTGCCGCATCTGCCTGGCGACTTCCCATTACCAATTCTGATCGCTCAGCACATGCCGGCCAGTTTCACCCTGCCGTTTGCCAGCCGGCTCAATGGTATCTGCGAGCTTGAAGTGGTAGAGGCTTCGCGGCCAATGCCACTGGAACCGGGCTGCGTATACATAGGCAAGGGCGGTGCGGACATGCTGGTAGGGCGTCGAAATGGACGTCTGACCGTACTCGCCAAGCCGGAAAACAGCGGATTTCTTTGGCATCCATCGGTCGAGTTGATGGGCCGCTCAGCCATGGAGCACGTTAAGCCGGCAGGGCTGATTGGCGTGATGTTGACCGGCATGGGCCACGACGGCGCCGACAGCTTTAGCGAGATTCGTCGGGGCGGCGGCAGAACCATCGCCGAGTCGCAAAATACCGCTGTGGTGTTTGGCATGCCAGCGGAGCTAATTGCCCGTAAGGGCGCGTCGTTAACCCTGGATGCTGATCGTATAGCCGATCAACTCATCTCCTGGACCATGTGCTGA
- a CDS encoding methyl-accepting chemotaxis protein translates to MAAIDQIRKGAQVQAAASEESAAAIEQIEKGLEIARARATTGKDKVLAIRNLLAINKGSVDELIKGISSAVMSTKDSIKQIKDLELVSRRIDKIVDAITTVSIQTNMLAVNGSIEAARAGEFGKGFVVVATDIRNLAHDSAENADRIKDLVKGVQDQIGIVGRDLEEIAASGLSEVEKAKVSTSALVVIEGDISDVDRATQDILDAAIEVASAVAQIKTGIDQIAAAAQEADKSATEAATAAKQQSQGAEELAAAIEEIASLADELQSF, encoded by the coding sequence ATGGCGGCCATTGATCAAATTCGTAAAGGCGCCCAAGTGCAGGCGGCCGCCAGTGAAGAGTCGGCTGCTGCGATCGAACAGATCGAAAAAGGTCTAGAGATCGCCCGCGCTCGCGCGACGACAGGCAAAGACAAGGTGCTGGCGATCCGCAACCTGCTGGCCATCAACAAAGGCAGCGTCGACGAACTGATCAAGGGGATTTCCTCGGCAGTGATGTCGACCAAGGACAGCATCAAGCAAATCAAGGATCTGGAGTTGGTGTCACGTCGGATCGACAAGATCGTCGACGCCATTACCACAGTCTCAATCCAGACCAACATGCTGGCCGTGAACGGCTCCATCGAGGCAGCCCGCGCCGGCGAGTTCGGTAAAGGCTTTGTGGTGGTGGCCACCGACATTCGCAACCTGGCACACGATTCCGCGGAGAACGCTGATCGCATCAAAGACCTGGTTAAAGGGGTGCAAGATCAAATTGGCATCGTTGGCCGTGACCTTGAAGAGATCGCCGCCTCCGGTCTGTCAGAGGTGGAGAAGGCCAAGGTTTCAACCAGTGCTCTGGTGGTCATCGAGGGCGATATAAGCGATGTCGACCGCGCGACCCAGGACATCCTCGATGCAGCGATCGAAGTGGCCTCAGCAGTCGCTCAGATCAAAACCGGCATCGATCAGATCGCCGCCGCCGCTCAGGAAGCGGACAAGTCCGCCACCGAGGCCGCCACCGCTGCCAAGCAACAGTCGCAGGGGGCAGAAGAACTGGCTGCTGCCATTGAGGAAATCGCCTCGCTCGCGGATGAACTGCAGAGCTTCTGA
- a CDS encoding protein-glutamate O-methyltransferase CheR → MTAISIREEEFRKFREFFYRKTGIQFEDSKRYFVDKRLLERINATESDSFRNYFMQLRFDTKGEEVQALINLMTVNETYFFREDYQFRCLVGSMLEEIVRNKRDRKPIRIWSVPSSSGEEAYSIAIYLLEQWPAIAEWDIEIISSDIDTQILKQARNGLYSARSVMNVSEPLLKKYFTRRGDMFQICDDLRDAVEFTQVNLMDANAVRGYRDFDVIFCRNLLIYFDDLSRRQAAETFFDALNPGGFVCLGHSESMSRISSLFKIRKFPESIVYQKSWEEQ, encoded by the coding sequence ATGACAGCCATCAGTATTCGCGAAGAAGAGTTCCGCAAGTTTCGTGAGTTCTTCTATCGCAAGACTGGAATTCAGTTTGAAGACAGCAAGCGGTACTTCGTCGATAAGCGTTTGCTTGAGCGTATCAATGCAACCGAATCGGACAGTTTTCGCAATTATTTCATGCAGCTGCGTTTTGACACCAAAGGCGAAGAAGTTCAGGCGTTAATTAACCTGATGACGGTCAACGAAACCTACTTCTTTCGCGAGGACTACCAGTTTCGTTGCTTGGTGGGCTCGATGCTTGAAGAGATAGTGCGCAATAAGCGCGATCGCAAACCGATCCGGATCTGGTCGGTGCCGTCATCGTCCGGCGAAGAAGCCTACTCCATTGCAATTTATTTACTTGAGCAATGGCCGGCCATCGCCGAGTGGGACATTGAAATCATCTCCTCGGATATCGATACGCAGATTTTAAAGCAGGCCCGTAATGGCCTGTATTCAGCCCGCTCAGTGATGAACGTGTCGGAACCCTTACTAAAAAAGTACTTCACCCGGCGTGGCGATATGTTCCAGATATGCGATGACTTGCGCGATGCCGTGGAGTTTACCCAGGTCAACCTGATGGATGCCAATGCCGTGCGCGGATACCGTGATTTTGACGTGATTTTCTGCCGCAACTTGCTGATCTATTTCGATGATTTGTCACGACGACAGGCCGCGGAAACGTTTTTCGACGCCTTAAACCCGGGCGGCTTTGTCTGCCTTGGCCACTCGGAATCCATGAGTCGTATTTCCTCGCTGTTCAAAATACGCAAGTTCCCGGAAAGCATCGTTTATCAGAAATCCTGGGAGGAGCAATGA
- a CDS encoding response regulator transcription factor: MKRILIVDDAATVRLYHRSILEPAGYSVDEAMNGLEGLEKALEEPFDLYLVDVNMPKMDGYTFLRELRTQALPQAPAIMISTESESHDLSTAYAAGANLYLIKPAKPEALLAYVSLLLGRGAP, translated from the coding sequence ATGAAGCGGATTCTCATCGTTGACGACGCCGCGACAGTGCGCCTTTACCACCGGAGCATTCTGGAGCCTGCGGGTTACTCCGTTGACGAGGCGATGAATGGCTTAGAGGGGCTGGAGAAGGCACTAGAAGAGCCGTTCGATCTCTACCTGGTCGACGTCAATATGCCGAAGATGGATGGCTATACGTTCCTGCGCGAGTTGCGTACCCAGGCGTTGCCGCAGGCGCCAGCGATCATGATCTCAACGGAGTCGGAGTCGCATGACCTGAGTACCGCTTATGCCGCCGGTGCGAATCTGTACCTGATAAAGCCAGCCAAGCCAGAGGCTTTGCTTGCCTATGTATCGTTATTGCTCGGCAGGGGTGCGCCATGA
- a CDS encoding response regulator, giving the protein MSKRIMLVDDSVTMLMSVRTNLEMSGFAVETAEDGVKALAKLKTGYKPDLIITDINMPNMGGIELIQQVRSLPGFRFMPILALTTESQQGKREEAKRLGATGWLVKPVGGADLLQVIKQVLPGV; this is encoded by the coding sequence ATGAGCAAACGCATTATGTTGGTGGACGACTCGGTCACGATGTTGATGAGCGTGAGAACAAATCTAGAGATGAGTGGCTTTGCCGTTGAAACTGCCGAGGACGGGGTGAAAGCGCTGGCCAAACTAAAAACGGGTTATAAGCCGGACCTGATCATCACCGATATCAACATGCCGAATATGGGCGGCATTGAGCTTATCCAGCAGGTGCGTAGCTTGCCTGGTTTTCGCTTTATGCCGATCCTCGCTCTCACCACGGAAAGCCAGCAAGGCAAGCGTGAGGAGGCAAAGCGCCTGGGTGCAACAGGGTGGCTGGTCAAGCCAGTCGGTGGCGCTGACCTTTTGCAGGTGATCAAACAGGTGTTACCGGGGGTCTGA
- a CDS encoding response regulator transcription factor gives MIDVVLADDHRIVREGVKQILLDCGDIVVVGEAQESDELMTVLRLTTPNVLVTDLSMPGKSGIELIKLIKREHPKLPVLVFSMFKEDQFALRCIRAGASGYLCKDAAPDLLVTAIRRIALGRLSMSPEVAESLLRDPGVQSTHDIACLSEREFEVLSRMARGQTVTEIARTLFVSVKTVSTHKARLMQKMGFANSADIVRYALNNNLIEENLP, from the coding sequence GTGATCGACGTAGTCTTGGCCGATGATCACCGTATCGTGCGCGAGGGCGTTAAACAGATCCTGTTGGATTGTGGCGATATAGTGGTTGTTGGCGAAGCCCAGGAAAGCGACGAGCTGATGACCGTCCTGCGCTTAACAACGCCTAATGTCCTGGTCACTGATTTATCTATGCCCGGTAAGAGCGGCATCGAGTTGATCAAGCTCATCAAGCGTGAACACCCTAAGCTGCCGGTTCTGGTGTTCAGCATGTTTAAAGAAGATCAGTTCGCCCTGCGTTGTATCCGCGCCGGCGCTTCGGGTTATCTGTGTAAGGATGCTGCGCCGGATTTGCTGGTCACGGCCATAAGGCGTATAGCCCTTGGTAGGCTCTCGATGAGTCCGGAAGTAGCCGAGTCTCTCCTGCGTGATCCTGGCGTGCAGAGCACCCACGATATTGCTTGCCTGTCCGAGCGCGAGTTTGAAGTTTTGTCGCGCATGGCGCGCGGACAAACAGTCACCGAAATTGCTCGAACGCTATTTGTCAGTGTTAAGACCGTGAGCACGCACAAGGCCCGCTTGATGCAAAAAATGGGCTTTGCCAATTCGGCCGACATAGTGCGCTATGCCCTCAATAACAACCTTATCGAAGAAAACCTGCCCTAG
- a CDS encoding HEAT repeat domain-containing protein produces MPIKKPSSVTTNEDYERRHTRDFQGLLCELAAAEPSARRWAARDLASTPAASTALAERLYVETDTSVREVLLTSLTCIGDGVAIDALVNCLRSEDAGLRNEAIEAMAKLSEPVVRIIEQLLHDRDSDVRLFAINILATLRHPQVESWLIEVLERDPHINVCAGAIDVLVEVGSSAARPALESMTWRFPNEPYIWFASKLALKRIGEG; encoded by the coding sequence ATGCCCATTAAAAAGCCGTCTAGCGTCACCACCAATGAGGATTACGAGCGCCGCCATACCAGGGATTTTCAGGGGTTACTCTGCGAGTTAGCCGCTGCCGAACCGAGTGCGCGACGCTGGGCGGCAAGGGACCTGGCGTCTACTCCGGCGGCTAGTACTGCTTTGGCCGAGCGTCTGTATGTGGAAACAGACACCAGCGTGCGTGAGGTTCTGCTGACCAGCCTGACATGCATTGGTGATGGAGTGGCGATCGACGCGTTGGTCAATTGCTTACGCAGTGAAGACGCTGGCCTGCGCAACGAGGCCATCGAGGCGATGGCTAAATTGTCTGAGCCGGTAGTACGCATTATCGAACAGCTATTGCACGACCGCGACTCGGACGTACGCCTGTTTGCCATCAATATTCTCGCCACGCTGCGCCACCCGCAGGTTGAGTCTTGGCTAATTGAGGTACTTGAGCGAGACCCGCACATCAATGTCTGCGCCGGTGCTATCGATGTTCTGGTTGAGGTCGGCAGCAGTGCCGCACGACCCGCATTGGAAAGCATGACTTGGCGCTTCCCCAACGAGCCTTACATCTGGTTCGCAAGCAAGCTCGCGCTTAAGCGAATCGGTGAGGGTTAA
- a CDS encoding PAS domain S-box protein produces the protein MLLSPSGAGAARESLTIPKVAEDNLLDTSDLELSRSIIDAISCTLAVLDADGTILMVNRAWERFGAENGASASLIVGVGLSYFDMCHRSTASGITQVEGLQRVLRGEYPEFTCLYPCHSPTQKRWMKMVAVSLGHGSQALMLRHTNVSDAYLIEDVLQRMTQVVEQSPESVVIVDANGAIEYLNPGFSDLSGYPAIDMVGRNFLTWRTAHLVAAAPEAMLVALVGRQPWSGDLLCRHKSGELYWEQVSLWPIQDYRDGGSKAGYVIISRNITEQKRTEKEILEHKQALRELYATVLTVREEERRSIARDLHDDMGQALTVLRMDVHQLKNSLVGADAAWPARLSNMLKVVNQNIDVVGRVCENLRPGMLDILGLAAAIEHHVTNYARHSGLHCVLEMNREDFSTDEPTAITVFRIIQELLTNVSRHAQASEVNIVLHESAGILRLQFSDNGVGISGSPSGGRHRFGLLGIGERVSALSGSTKIDRPPSGGLRVAITLPLVVCEASA, from the coding sequence ATGCTACTTAGTCCTTCCGGTGCTGGGGCGGCGCGAGAGTCTCTCACTATCCCTAAAGTTGCTGAGGATAACCTGCTCGACACATCAGATCTGGAACTCTCTCGTTCGATTATTGATGCCATCTCCTGCACGCTGGCGGTGCTTGATGCGGACGGTACGATTCTTATGGTCAATCGCGCCTGGGAGCGATTCGGCGCAGAAAATGGTGCGAGCGCGAGCCTGATTGTCGGTGTCGGCCTGAGCTATTTCGATATGTGCCATCGCTCTACAGCCAGCGGCATCACTCAAGTGGAAGGCTTGCAGCGGGTGCTGCGCGGCGAATATCCAGAGTTCACCTGCCTCTATCCTTGTCACTCACCGACGCAAAAACGCTGGATGAAAATGGTTGCCGTTTCGCTCGGGCACGGCAGCCAAGCGTTAATGCTCCGACACACTAATGTATCGGATGCATATTTAATTGAAGACGTGCTGCAACGCATGACCCAGGTCGTTGAGCAAAGCCCGGAGAGCGTCGTGATCGTAGACGCCAATGGTGCAATCGAGTACCTCAATCCCGGTTTTAGCGACCTGAGCGGCTATCCAGCGATCGACATGGTCGGACGTAATTTCCTGACCTGGCGAACCGCACATTTGGTTGCTGCCGCACCCGAAGCCATGCTCGTGGCGCTGGTTGGCAGACAGCCTTGGAGTGGGGATTTGCTTTGCCGACACAAGTCCGGCGAACTCTACTGGGAGCAGGTTTCACTGTGGCCCATTCAGGATTACCGGGATGGTGGCAGTAAAGCCGGATACGTGATCATTTCCCGCAATATCACTGAGCAAAAACGTACGGAGAAGGAAATTCTTGAGCACAAGCAGGCGTTACGTGAGTTGTATGCCACTGTGCTGACCGTGCGTGAAGAGGAGCGCCGCAGCATTGCCCGTGATCTGCACGACGACATGGGCCAAGCCCTAACGGTGCTGCGCATGGATGTTCACCAGTTAAAAAACAGCCTGGTTGGCGCTGACGCCGCCTGGCCAGCGCGCCTGAGCAATATGCTGAAAGTGGTTAACCAGAACATTGATGTGGTGGGCCGGGTGTGCGAGAACCTGCGGCCTGGAATGCTCGATATTCTCGGTTTGGCGGCGGCTATCGAGCACCATGTCACTAACTATGCAAGGCACAGCGGACTGCACTGCGTCCTGGAGATGAATCGCGAGGATTTCAGCACTGACGAGCCGACAGCCATTACTGTGTTCCGCATCATTCAAGAGTTACTGACCAACGTCAGTCGCCATGCTCAGGCCAGCGAAGTGAATATTGTCCTGCATGAATCGGCAGGCATTTTGCGCCTGCAGTTTTCTGATAACGGTGTTGGTATTTCAGGCTCGCCATCTGGCGGGCGCCACCGTTTTGGATTATTGGGCATTGGCGAGCGGGTGTCCGCGTTAAGCGGCAGCACGAAAATCGATAGACCGCCAAGTGGTGGCTTGCGCGTCGCTATCACGTTGCCATTGGTTGTGTGTGAGGCGTCAGCGTGA